The following proteins are co-located in the Oncorhynchus clarkii lewisi isolate Uvic-CL-2024 chromosome 30, UVic_Ocla_1.0, whole genome shotgun sequence genome:
- the LOC139389904 gene encoding small integral membrane protein 15-like, whose amino-acid sequence MIDMRAWAEYLVEWAAKDPYGFLTTVILALTPLFIASALLSWKLAKMIEVRDREQKKKQKRQENIAKAKRTKKD is encoded by the coding sequence ATGATTGACATGCGGGCGTGGGCGGAGTACCTGGTGGAATGGGCGGCCAAGGACCCGTACGGCTTTCTGACCACTGTCATCCTGGCACTTACACCCCTCTTCATCGCCAGTGCCCTGTTGTCGTGGAAACTGGCCAAGATGATTGAAGTGCGCGACCGCGaacagaagaagaagcagaaacGTCAGGAGAATATCGCCAAGGCCAAGAGGACCAAGAAAGACTGA